A single window of Silvimonas iriomotensis DNA harbors:
- a CDS encoding DegV family protein has protein sequence MRIGIVTDSCCDLPRSYLDEHGIVILPITIQDSEGQTFIDNRDTAATHKFYRERLEGGNTGYESAPYSIDEIRKLFLDKLVVEFDYVFCLTVMSSRSKIHENASQAALGILNSYKPIRENANVTGPFSLRVFDTNNLFTGQGLIVGEVARMAAAGNSTLEIIRQIERLQKTTQAFLIPENLGQLRTQARRKGDKSVGLMSYMMGSALDIKPVIRGFQGNTEPVARIRGFETGVQKLFDLTTSHIESGLDAPIVTVSYGGDPARVSTLPGFERLQKAAQQHGVTVLVSEMSLTAGVNIGTGGVSVAFASPREATIE, from the coding sequence ATGCGTATCGGCATCGTCACCGATTCCTGCTGCGATCTGCCGCGCTCGTATCTGGACGAGCATGGCATCGTCATCCTGCCCATCACCATTCAGGATTCCGAAGGCCAGACGTTTATCGACAACCGTGATACTGCGGCCACGCACAAGTTCTATCGGGAACGGCTGGAAGGCGGCAACACGGGTTATGAATCTGCGCCGTATAGCATCGACGAGATCCGCAAGCTGTTCCTGGACAAGCTGGTGGTCGAGTTCGATTACGTGTTCTGCCTGACGGTGATGTCCAGCCGCAGCAAAATCCACGAGAACGCCAGCCAGGCTGCACTGGGCATTCTCAACAGCTACAAGCCGATCCGTGAGAATGCCAATGTCACCGGGCCGTTCTCACTGCGCGTGTTTGACACCAACAACCTGTTCACCGGCCAGGGCCTGATTGTGGGCGAAGTCGCCCGCATGGCCGCGGCGGGGAACTCCACGCTGGAAATCATCCGCCAGATCGAGCGCCTGCAAAAAACCACGCAGGCGTTCCTGATCCCGGAAAACCTGGGCCAGCTGCGCACGCAGGCGCGCCGCAAGGGCGACAAGAGCGTGGGCTTGATGTCGTACATGATGGGCTCGGCGCTGGATATCAAACCGGTGATCCGTGGCTTTCAGGGCAATACCGAACCCGTGGCGCGTATTCGCGGGTTTGAAACCGGCGTGCAAAAGCTGTTTGATCTGACGACGTCACATATCGAAAGCGGGCTGGATGCGCCGATTGTGACCGTCAGTTATGGCGGCGATCCGGCGCGGGTGTCGACCCTGCCAGGGTTCGAGCGCCTGCAAAAGGCCGCACAGCAGCACGGCGTCACCGTACTGGTATCAGAAATGAGCCTGACGGCAGGGGTGAACATCGGGACTGGCGGGGTGTCGGTCGCGTTTGCTTCGCCACGGGAAGCCACCATCGAGTAA
- a CDS encoding bifunctional metallophosphatase/5'-nucleotidase has protein sequence MRLILLLALALGLFWATAASAAELPVTNRTVEVEILALNDFHGNLLPTPFYALQADGGWRMQPAGGIEALASLVRQERARNPQLIFVGGGDLIGASPLNSALLRDEPTIAALNQLGLEFSALGNHELDRGRDELLRMQKGGCDSSDPQRACKYAPTYDGARFSWIAANVLDTATHQTFLPSYAVREVNGVRVAFIGAVLKSTPLIVDADGVAGLSFEDEATSINRVVYQLRKQGIRVFVALIHQGGDSRQHYDVQDCDTLTGEIVGIVKRLDPDVRTVISGHTHRGYQCRVDHRLVTQADDYGHLLTRITLTVDAVTGRELRQRSVNLLVDPARLPPDPSMHAIVTRAQSLTDPTAAHVVGKLAVTQLVRAGKMHPDTGEAPLGDLVADAFLSATRQWNTQIAFVNRSSMRADLPVTPAMTESITWGDAFASLPFNNKLVVMTLTGAQIKTALEQQWVLTASTAHVMQVSNGFAYAWDGAAPIKERIEAGSLVLNGHPLEPTQSYRVVMSDFLAEGGDGVAVFRDGTDRVVTPLTDLQALTTHIQRHTAASNPAGHPLAADRIVRRN, from the coding sequence ATGCGACTGATCTTGCTCCTTGCGCTAGCGCTGGGCCTGTTCTGGGCCACAGCGGCGAGCGCAGCCGAACTGCCCGTCACCAATCGCACGGTTGAAGTGGAAATCCTGGCGCTCAATGATTTCCACGGCAACCTGCTGCCTACGCCGTTTTACGCCTTGCAGGCGGACGGCGGCTGGCGCATGCAACCGGCCGGCGGCATTGAAGCGCTGGCCAGCCTGGTGCGGCAGGAGCGCGCGCGTAACCCGCAGCTGATCTTCGTCGGCGGGGGCGACCTGATTGGCGCCAGCCCGCTGAACTCTGCGCTGCTGCGGGACGAGCCCACCATTGCTGCGCTCAACCAGCTGGGGCTGGAGTTCTCTGCGCTGGGCAATCATGAGCTTGATCGCGGCCGTGATGAGCTGTTGCGCATGCAAAAGGGCGGTTGCGATTCCAGCGACCCGCAACGCGCCTGCAAATATGCCCCCACTTACGACGGTGCGCGTTTTAGCTGGATTGCCGCCAACGTGCTCGACACCGCCACGCACCAGACCTTCCTGCCGTCTTATGCGGTGCGTGAGGTCAATGGCGTACGGGTGGCGTTTATTGGCGCGGTGCTTAAATCCACGCCGCTGATTGTGGATGCCGATGGCGTCGCCGGGCTGAGCTTTGAAGACGAAGCGACCTCGATCAACCGCGTGGTCTATCAGTTGCGCAAACAAGGGATCCGCGTGTTTGTCGCGCTGATCCACCAGGGCGGCGACAGTCGCCAGCATTACGACGTGCAAGACTGCGACACGCTGACGGGCGAGATTGTCGGCATCGTCAAACGGCTGGACCCGGACGTACGCACCGTGATTTCCGGCCACACGCATCGCGGCTATCAGTGCCGGGTTGACCACCGGCTGGTGACGCAGGCGGACGATTACGGGCATCTGCTGACCCGCATTACGCTGACGGTAGACGCAGTCACTGGCCGCGAATTGCGCCAGCGCTCGGTCAACCTGCTGGTTGATCCGGCCAGGTTGCCGCCAGACCCATCCATGCACGCCATTGTGACGCGCGCGCAATCGCTGACTGACCCCACCGCAGCGCACGTGGTCGGCAAGCTGGCGGTGACGCAGCTGGTGCGCGCCGGCAAGATGCACCCGGATACCGGCGAAGCGCCGCTGGGCGATCTGGTGGCTGATGCTTTCCTCTCCGCCACGCGGCAGTGGAACACACAGATCGCCTTTGTAAACCGCAGCAGCATGCGGGCAGATCTACCCGTCACGCCGGCCATGACCGAGAGCATCACCTGGGGCGATGCGTTTGCCTCGCTCCCGTTCAACAACAAACTGGTGGTGATGACGCTGACCGGCGCGCAGATCAAGACCGCGCTGGAACAACAATGGGTGCTGACTGCGTCGACCGCGCACGTGATGCAGGTCTCCAACGGCTTTGCCTACGCGTGGGACGGTGCGGCCCCGATCAAGGAGCGCATCGAAGCGGGCTCGCTGGTGCTCAACGGCCATCCGCTGGAGCCGACCCAGAGTTATCGCGTGGTGATGAGTGATTTTCTGGCGGAGGGTGGCGACGGCGTCGCGGTGTTCCGAGACGGAACAGATCGCGTGGTCACGCCCCTGACCGATCTGCAGGCGCTGACCACGCATATCCAACGGCATACCGCCGCCAGCAATCCGGCCGGCCACCCGCTGGCGGCAGACCGGATTGTGCGGCGGAACTAA
- the gpmA gene encoding 2,3-diphosphoglycerate-dependent phosphoglycerate mutase, translating to MAKLVLVRHGESQWNLENRFTGWVDVDITEKGAAEARSAGERLKAAGYTFDVAYTSVLKRAIRTLWHVQDAMDLMWIPVKINWRLNERHYGALSGLNKAETAAQHGDEQVRIWRRSYDVRPPALEAGDSRDVFGNPRYAGASRAEVPLTECLKDTVERVLPYWESDIAPSLREGKNVLIAAHGNSLRALVKYLENVSDADIMGVEIPNGAPLIYDFDENMKPTRIGYLA from the coding sequence ATGGCCAAACTGGTACTCGTGCGCCACGGCGAATCGCAATGGAATCTGGAAAACCGCTTCACCGGCTGGGTGGACGTGGATATCACTGAAAAGGGCGCTGCCGAAGCCCGTAGCGCTGGCGAACGCCTGAAGGCCGCCGGTTACACCTTCGACGTGGCCTATACCTCCGTGCTCAAGCGTGCCATCCGCACCCTGTGGCATGTGCAGGACGCCATGGATCTGATGTGGATTCCGGTCAAGATCAACTGGCGCCTGAACGAACGTCACTACGGCGCGCTGTCTGGCCTGAACAAGGCTGAGACCGCCGCGCAGCATGGTGACGAGCAAGTACGCATCTGGCGTCGTAGCTACGACGTGCGTCCGCCGGCACTGGAAGCCGGTGACAGCCGCGATGTGTTCGGCAACCCGCGTTACGCGGGTGCCAGCCGCGCTGAAGTGCCGCTGACCGAATGCCTGAAAGACACCGTTGAGCGCGTGCTGCCGTACTGGGAGTCTGACATTGCCCCGTCGCTGCGCGAAGGCAAGAACGTGCTGATCGCCGCGCACGGCAACTCGCTGCGTGCACTGGTGAAGTACCTGGAAAACGTTTCTGATGCCGACATCATGGGCGTGGAAATCCCCAACGGTGCACCGCTGATCTATGACTTTGACGAGAACATGAAGCCGACCCGTATCGGCTACCTCGCTTAA
- a CDS encoding SlyX family protein produces the protein MESRITELEIKVALQDDLLDTLNRVVAEQAVQISRLQQELMVLAGNVRVLEADSGRSTSLREDIPPHY, from the coding sequence ATGGAATCACGCATTACTGAACTGGAAATCAAGGTCGCGCTGCAAGATGACCTGCTCGACACACTGAACCGCGTAGTGGCCGAGCAAGCCGTGCAGATCAGCCGCCTGCAGCAAGAATTGATGGTACTGGCGGGCAACGTGCGCGTGCTGGAGGCCGACAGCGGCCGCAGCACCTCGCTGCGCGAAGATATTCCGCCGCATTACTGA
- a CDS encoding CreA family protein, translated as MKAACLSFVVLLAATAHAEEIGSVDTAFQLIGPDHKIVVEAFDDPAVTGVACYVSRAKTGGLSGAVGMAKDPSRFSVACRQIGPIKFVKPLPKQEEVFKEGASFVFKHVRVVRMVDVKRNALTYLSYSDKLVDGSPDNAITAVPVTGQTIPLKP; from the coding sequence ATGAAAGCTGCATGCCTGTCGTTTGTCGTTTTACTGGCCGCAACGGCCCACGCCGAAGAAATCGGCTCGGTCGATACGGCGTTCCAGTTGATCGGGCCGGATCACAAGATCGTGGTCGAGGCATTTGATGACCCTGCGGTCACCGGCGTAGCCTGTTACGTATCGCGCGCCAAAACCGGCGGCCTGAGTGGCGCCGTCGGCATGGCCAAAGACCCGTCGCGGTTTTCTGTGGCCTGCCGGCAAATCGGCCCGATCAAATTCGTCAAACCCCTGCCTAAACAGGAAGAAGTCTTCAAGGAAGGGGCGTCGTTTGTCTTCAAGCACGTGCGGGTGGTGCGCATGGTTGATGTCAAACGCAACGCGCTCACCTATCTGAGTTATTCAGACAAACTGGTCGATGGCAGCCCGGACAACGCCATCACCGCTGTGCCGGTCACCGGCCAGACTATTCCGCTCAAACCCTGA
- the malG gene encoding maltose ABC transporter permease MalG yields MAMVLDKSHTGRVFATHLALIVFIALSLFPFLMIVSISLRAGNFAAGGIIPDHISLEHWKLALGFSYIDQFGHQVDPPFPVLHWLWNSCKVALMTAVVVLTLSTTCAYAFARLKFVGRKFGLNALFLMQMFPSVLSLIAIYAIFDQIGNYAPWLGIDSHGSLVLAYAGGVALHIWTIKGYFETIPVEIEEAALVDGASHFQTFRLVLLPMAVPILIVVFLLSFIGAIIEYPVASVLLHQEQNLTLAVGSKLYLYTQNYLWGDFAAAAILSGLPITVLFLLSQKWMVNGLTSGGVKG; encoded by the coding sequence ATGGCCATGGTGCTGGATAAAAGTCATACGGGGCGGGTGTTTGCCACCCACCTGGCGCTGATCGTGTTCATCGCGCTCTCTTTGTTCCCGTTTTTGATGATTGTGTCGATCTCGCTGCGCGCGGGGAACTTTGCCGCGGGCGGCATCATTCCGGACCACATCAGTCTGGAACACTGGAAGCTGGCGCTGGGCTTTTCGTACATCGACCAGTTCGGCCACCAGGTTGACCCGCCGTTCCCGGTGCTGCACTGGCTGTGGAACTCGTGCAAGGTGGCGCTGATGACCGCCGTGGTGGTGCTCACGCTGTCGACCACCTGTGCGTACGCCTTTGCGCGGCTCAAGTTTGTGGGGCGCAAGTTTGGTCTGAACGCACTGTTCCTGATGCAGATGTTCCCCTCGGTGCTGTCGCTGATTGCCATCTATGCCATTTTTGACCAGATCGGTAATTACGCCCCCTGGCTGGGCATTGATAGTCACGGCAGCCTGGTGCTGGCGTATGCCGGCGGCGTGGCGCTGCATATCTGGACCATCAAGGGTTATTTCGAGACCATTCCGGTCGAGATCGAAGAGGCCGCCCTCGTCGATGGCGCCAGCCATTTCCAGACTTTCCGCCTGGTTTTGCTGCCCATGGCGGTGCCCATTTTGATCGTGGTTTTCCTTCTGTCGTTCATTGGCGCGATCATCGAGTACCCGGTGGCATCAGTTTTGCTTCATCAAGAACAAAACCTCACGCTCGCCGTGGGATCGAAGTTATATCTATACACGCAGAACTATCTGTGGGGGGACTTCGCCGCCGCTGCAATCTTGTCAGGGCTGCCGATTACCGTGCTGTTCTTGCTTTCGCAAAAATGGATGGTCAACGGCCTGACTTCGGGCGGGGTGAAGGGTTAA
- the malF gene encoding maltose ABC transporter permease MalF, protein MQSKLARWAGSVLGLVLILASIWLITAVFRSGHTWVALTFTVILAGSIWLLASPRLYPWRYLYPGVFAALVFVVFPALYTVSIGFTNYSSTNLLTFDRATQYFLDQTYSAGGDALDMAIYPAGNDARVFLTAADGHSWVSDAINLDKPTGKPVELKVAPATAAPAGEKIAIRGVIALQPALKELRISVPDHVSKYQISGFSKVSPSAPLFQQNADGSLKNLQTGDVLKPNIKTGFYETTAGEKVAPGFTVKVGLANFTQLFTSTQFRGPLLKIFVWTVSFAAGTVLLTFVVGFLLAVALSWESLKFRGIYRVALFLPYAVPGFISILIFRGLFNENFGEINYVLHSLFGIKPEWFSNPWLARAMLLIVNTWLGYPYIMLLVMGLIKSIPSDLYEASAIHGGGAWTNLSRITLPLIAKPIMPLLLASFAFNFNNFVLISLLTAGGPDFADSLTPAGSTDILVSYTYRIAFQDSGQNFGLAAAISTVIFVLVGALSLLNLKLTRVNAPDRK, encoded by the coding sequence ATGCAAAGCAAACTGGCCCGCTGGGCCGGCTCCGTGCTGGGGCTAGTGCTGATTCTGGCATCAATCTGGTTGATCACGGCGGTGTTCCGCTCGGGTCATACCTGGGTTGCGCTCACCTTTACTGTCATTCTGGCAGGCTCGATCTGGCTGCTGGCCTCGCCGCGCCTGTATCCGTGGCGCTATCTGTATCCGGGCGTTTTTGCTGCGCTGGTGTTTGTCGTGTTCCCGGCGCTTTATACCGTGAGCATTGGATTTACCAATTACAGCTCCACCAATTTGCTGACGTTTGACCGGGCGACACAGTATTTCCTGGATCAAACCTATTCTGCCGGCGGCGATGCGCTGGATATGGCCATTTACCCTGCCGGCAACGATGCGCGCGTGTTCCTGACCGCCGCCGACGGCCATAGCTGGGTGTCGGACGCCATCAATCTGGACAAGCCCACCGGCAAACCGGTTGAACTCAAGGTGGCCCCGGCCACGGCGGCACCGGCAGGCGAAAAAATCGCCATCCGTGGCGTGATTGCCCTGCAGCCGGCGCTGAAAGAACTGCGCATCAGCGTGCCGGATCATGTCTCGAAATACCAGATTTCCGGGTTCTCCAAAGTCTCGCCCTCGGCGCCGCTGTTCCAGCAAAACGCTGATGGTTCGCTGAAGAACCTGCAAACGGGCGATGTGCTCAAGCCCAATATCAAGACTGGTTTTTATGAAACCACAGCGGGCGAGAAAGTCGCGCCGGGCTTTACGGTCAAAGTCGGGCTGGCCAACTTCACCCAGCTCTTTACCAGCACCCAGTTCCGCGGCCCGCTGCTGAAAATCTTTGTCTGGACGGTCTCGTTTGCCGCCGGCACGGTGTTGCTGACCTTTGTGGTGGGTTTCTTGCTGGCGGTGGCGCTCAGCTGGGAGTCGCTCAAGTTCCGGGGCATTTACCGCGTAGCGCTGTTCCTGCCGTACGCCGTGCCGGGGTTTATCTCCATCCTGATCTTCCGGGGCCTCTTTAACGAGAACTTCGGCGAGATCAACTATGTGCTCCACTCGCTGTTCGGCATCAAGCCAGAGTGGTTCTCCAACCCGTGGCTGGCGCGCGCCATGCTGCTGATCGTGAATACCTGGCTGGGTTATCCGTACATCATGTTGCTGGTGATGGGGCTGATCAAATCCATCCCGTCCGATCTGTACGAGGCCTCGGCCATTCATGGCGGCGGTGCCTGGACCAATCTGTCGCGCATTACGCTGCCGCTGATTGCCAAGCCGATCATGCCGCTGCTGCTGGCCAGCTTTGCCTTCAACTTCAATAACTTTGTGTTGATCTCGTTGTTGACCGCTGGCGGCCCGGACTTTGCCGACAGCCTGACCCCGGCCGGTTCTACCGACATTCTGGTCAGTTACACCTACCGCATCGCCTTCCAGGATTCCGGCCAGAACTTTGGCCTCGCGGCGGCCATCTCGACCGTGATCTTTGTGCTGGTGGGCGCGCTGTCTTTGCTGAATCTGAAATTGACCCGCGTGAACGCGCCGGATCGCAAGTAA
- the malE gene encoding maltose/maltodextrin ABC transporter substrate-binding protein MalE, whose product MESHMDMSSSRLGRVVVSSVAAAVMGLGAMSAFAGEPGKLLIWTNGDKSYKGLMAIGAEFTKATGVQVVVERPEDAPNKFQQAAAAGKGPDIFIWPHDRMGEWATAGLLSPINPSAKVKGEIDQLGWKAWTSGGKTWGYPIAIEAVALVYNKDLVPTPPKSFDDVIALDKKLSGQGKKAILWDYTNTYFTWPLLAAGGGYPFKLKADGTYDANDVGVNNAGAVAGMNTLMKLISTGAMPKSASYAEMEAGVNQGKIGMMITGPWAWENLKKSKINFGVAPIPTVNGKASAPFVGVLGAMVVQSSPNKDLAVEFLENYMLSVKGLKTMNDDVPLGVPANKAFYNELKSDPNIAATMKSAQAGNPMPNNPEMGKFWSTMATTLQNITQGRQGVKDGLDAAAAKIKAK is encoded by the coding sequence ATGGAGAGTCACATGGATATGTCGAGCAGTCGTTTGGGTCGGGTTGTCGTATCGTCGGTTGCCGCCGCTGTAATGGGTCTGGGCGCCATGTCTGCGTTTGCCGGCGAGCCGGGCAAGCTGTTGATCTGGACCAACGGCGACAAGTCGTACAAAGGCCTGATGGCCATTGGTGCTGAATTCACCAAGGCCACGGGCGTGCAAGTGGTGGTGGAGCGTCCGGAAGACGCCCCCAACAAGTTCCAGCAAGCTGCTGCTGCTGGCAAGGGCCCTGATATTTTCATCTGGCCGCATGACCGTATGGGCGAGTGGGCTACGGCCGGTCTGTTGAGCCCGATCAACCCGAGCGCCAAGGTCAAGGGCGAAATCGATCAGCTGGGCTGGAAAGCCTGGACCTCCGGTGGCAAGACCTGGGGCTACCCGATCGCCATCGAAGCCGTGGCCCTGGTGTACAACAAGGACCTGGTACCGACTCCGCCCAAGTCGTTTGACGACGTGATCGCGCTGGACAAAAAACTGTCCGGTCAGGGCAAGAAGGCCATTCTGTGGGACTACACCAACACCTACTTCACCTGGCCGCTGCTGGCTGCCGGCGGTGGCTACCCGTTCAAGCTCAAGGCTGACGGTACTTACGATGCCAACGACGTCGGCGTGAACAACGCTGGTGCAGTGGCCGGCATGAACACCCTGATGAAGCTGATCAGCACCGGTGCCATGCCCAAGAGCGCTTCCTACGCTGAAATGGAAGCCGGCGTGAACCAGGGCAAGATCGGCATGATGATCACCGGCCCGTGGGCCTGGGAAAACCTGAAGAAGAGCAAGATCAACTTCGGCGTAGCCCCGATCCCGACCGTGAACGGCAAGGCTTCGGCCCCGTTTGTTGGCGTGCTGGGTGCCATGGTGGTGCAATCGAGCCCGAACAAGGATCTGGCGGTCGAGTTCCTGGAAAACTACATGCTGTCGGTCAAGGGCCTGAAGACCATGAACGACGACGTGCCGCTGGGCGTACCGGCCAACAAGGCGTTCTACAACGAACTGAAGTCTGATCCGAACATTGCCGCCACCATGAAGAGCGCGCAAGCCGGCAACCCGATGCCGAACAACCCGGAAATGGGCAAGTTCTGGTCGACCATGGCCACCACGCTGCAAAACATCACTCAAGGCCGTCAAGGCGTGAAGGATGGTCTGGACGCAGCTGCCGCCAAGATCAAGGCCAAGTAA
- a CDS encoding ABC transporter ATP-binding protein — MATVSLKNIVKRFGEVTTLHGIDLEIRDGEFIVFVGPSGCGKTTLLRTISGLEDITEGELQIGGVRMNELPPVKRGIAMVFQSYALYPHMTVFENMAFGLRLANMKKAEYTPIVQDVAKVLQLDHLLERKPKELSGGQRQRVAIGRAIVQKPEVFLFDEPLSNLDAALRVQMRIYIAQLHRKLGATMIYVTHDQVEAMTLADRIVVFQAGRLEQVGTPTELYYEPANLFVAGFLGSPGMNFLIGKISQINSQEVTVAMADGQQVRVAVDGSNAAVGDAVTVGVRPEHLTAGTQDNCVSGKVVVLERLGDSSVLYVEHPGSTQPLAVRIPALKHVAVGESVTLGFKPKHGYLFNAQGIALRRLDPLAE; from the coding sequence ATGGCAACAGTCAGCCTCAAAAACATTGTGAAGCGCTTTGGTGAAGTCACCACGCTGCACGGTATTGATCTGGAAATCCGCGATGGCGAGTTCATCGTGTTTGTCGGCCCGTCCGGCTGTGGCAAGACCACCTTGCTGCGTACGATTTCCGGTCTGGAAGACATCACCGAGGGTGAACTGCAGATCGGTGGCGTGCGCATGAACGAGCTGCCGCCGGTCAAACGCGGCATTGCCATGGTGTTCCAGAGCTACGCGCTGTACCCGCACATGACGGTGTTCGAGAACATGGCGTTCGGCCTGCGTCTGGCCAACATGAAAAAGGCCGAGTACACGCCGATCGTGCAGGACGTGGCCAAGGTGCTGCAGCTGGATCACCTGCTGGAACGCAAACCCAAGGAACTCTCCGGTGGTCAGCGTCAGCGTGTGGCCATTGGCCGCGCCATTGTGCAAAAGCCGGAAGTGTTCCTGTTTGACGAGCCGCTCTCTAACCTGGACGCCGCGCTGCGCGTACAGATGCGGATCTACATTGCCCAGCTGCACCGCAAACTGGGCGCCACCATGATCTACGTTACGCACGATCAGGTGGAAGCCATGACCCTGGCCGACCGCATTGTCGTGTTCCAGGCGGGCCGTCTGGAGCAGGTCGGTACGCCGACCGAGTTGTACTACGAACCGGCCAACCTGTTTGTGGCCGGGTTCCTTGGCTCGCCGGGCATGAACTTTCTCATCGGCAAGATCAGCCAGATCAACAGCCAGGAAGTCACCGTGGCCATGGCCGACGGCCAGCAAGTGCGCGTGGCGGTGGATGGCAGCAATGCCGCGGTGGGCGATGCCGTCACCGTGGGCGTGCGCCCGGAGCATCTGACGGCAGGTACGCAAGACAACTGCGTCAGCGGCAAGGTGGTGGTGCTGGAGCGGCTGGGCGATTCATCGGTGCTGTATGTCGAGCATCCGGGCAGCACGCAGCCCCTGGCGGTGCGGATTCCGGCGCTCAAGCATGTAGCGGTGGGCGAGTCGGTCACGCTGGGCTTCAAGCCCAAGCACGGGTATCTGTTTAATGCGCAGGGCATTGCCTTGCGCCGGCTGGACCCCCTGGCGGAATAG
- a CDS encoding alpha-glucosidase, with amino-acid sequence MSTQPIAQAQQTASWWRGAVIYQVYPRSFADSNGDGVGDLNGITAHLDYIASLGVDAVWISPFFKSPMKDFGYDVSDYHDVDPLFGNLDDFDRLLAKAHSLGLKIIIDQVLSHTSDQHAWFKASRQDRTNDHADWYIWADPQADGTPPNNWLSIFGGPSWRWDTRRLQYYMHNFLSSQPDLNFHNPKVQDAILGEIEFWLKRGVDGFRFDACNYHFHDPQLRSNPPATVRDTASVSVENPYGYQAHLHDKTQPENVAFLQRIRTLLDQYGAMSVGEVGDDNSIAIMAQYTNGGDKLNMAYSFNLLTADFSAAHIRKQVQDLEAQIKDGWGCWTTGNHDSVRVVTRWGKDTQHPRFAPMIVAMETALRGSACLYQGEELGLPEAQLSFEQLQDPYGITMWPEFKGRDGCRTPMPWQHNAPHAGFSQADTWLPVVAPHVPLAVDTQEPNSDSTLNAYRRILHWRKTQPALITGDITFLKSAEPILAFTRSQDGHSIVAVFNLSDTDTTFDLPVAAAELAGHGLTGASLSGKTLTLGAWGGWFGTVKA; translated from the coding sequence ATGAGCACTCAACCCATCGCACAAGCCCAACAAACCGCGTCCTGGTGGCGTGGTGCCGTCATTTATCAGGTGTATCCGCGCAGCTTTGCCGATAGCAACGGCGACGGCGTGGGCGACCTCAATGGCATTACCGCCCACCTGGACTACATTGCCAGCCTGGGCGTTGATGCCGTCTGGATCAGCCCGTTCTTCAAGTCCCCGATGAAGGACTTTGGCTATGACGTCTCGGACTACCACGATGTGGACCCGCTGTTTGGCAATCTGGATGACTTTGACCGCCTGCTGGCCAAAGCGCATTCGCTGGGTCTGAAGATCATCATCGATCAGGTGCTGTCGCATACATCGGACCAGCATGCCTGGTTCAAGGCCAGCCGTCAGGATCGCACCAACGATCATGCCGACTGGTACATCTGGGCGGACCCGCAAGCCGATGGCACGCCGCCGAACAACTGGTTGTCGATCTTCGGTGGCCCGTCCTGGCGCTGGGATACCCGCCGCCTGCAGTATTACATGCACAATTTCCTGTCCAGCCAGCCGGACCTGAACTTCCACAACCCCAAGGTGCAAGATGCCATCCTGGGCGAGATCGAGTTCTGGCTCAAACGCGGTGTGGATGGTTTCCGTTTTGACGCCTGCAATTACCATTTCCACGACCCGCAATTGCGCAGCAACCCGCCGGCCACCGTGCGTGATACGGCGTCGGTCAGCGTAGAGAACCCGTACGGTTATCAGGCGCATCTGCACGACAAGACCCAGCCGGAGAACGTCGCGTTCTTGCAGCGCATCCGCACGTTGCTGGATCAGTATGGTGCGATGAGCGTGGGCGAAGTGGGCGACGACAACAGCATTGCCATCATGGCGCAGTACACCAATGGCGGCGACAAGCTGAACATGGCGTACAGCTTCAACCTCTTGACCGCCGATTTCAGCGCGGCGCATATCCGCAAGCAGGTGCAAGACCTGGAAGCGCAGATCAAGGATGGCTGGGGCTGCTGGACCACCGGCAACCATGATTCCGTGCGTGTGGTCACCCGTTGGGGCAAAGACACGCAACATCCGCGTTTTGCGCCGATGATTGTTGCCATGGAAACCGCCTTGCGTGGTTCGGCCTGCCTGTATCAGGGCGAGGAACTGGGGCTGCCGGAAGCGCAACTGAGCTTCGAACAACTGCAAGATCCGTATGGCATTACCATGTGGCCCGAATTCAAAGGCCGCGACGGTTGCCGCACGCCGATGCCGTGGCAGCACAATGCACCGCACGCCGGCTTCAGCCAGGCCGACACCTGGTTGCCCGTGGTGGCGCCGCATGTGCCGTTGGCGGTCGATACGCAAGAGCCGAACAGTGATTCCACGCTGAACGCCTACCGCCGTATTCTGCACTGGCGTAAAACGCAACCCGCGCTGATCACGGGCGATATCACGTTCCTGAAAAGTGCTGAACCGATACTCGCCTTTACCCGCAGCCAGGACGGCCACAGCATCGTCGCCGTATTCAACCTGAGCGATACCGATACCACGTTTGATTTGCCGGTGGCGGCAGCAGAACTGGCCGGCCATGGCCTGACGGGCGCCAGCCTGTCTGGCAAGACGCTCACGCTGGGGGCGTGGGGTGGCTGGTTTGGTACGGTCAAGGCGTGA